In one Misgurnus anguillicaudatus chromosome 1, ASM2758022v2, whole genome shotgun sequence genomic region, the following are encoded:
- the ndufa12 gene encoding NADH dehydrogenase [ubiquinone] 1 alpha subcomplex subunit 12 isoform X1, translated as MAEYANLVRRAVGQITGHGGIKGLFLQFFRANDIKTGALVGIDKYGNKYFEDNRYFFGRHRWVIYTTEMNGKRTIWDVDGSMVPAEWHRWLHSITDDPPTTHPPEPKKFLAQVHQINLSGTSNCYVPYSTTRKKIHEWVPPKAGEQ; from the exons ATGGCGGAGTACGCGAATCTAGTACGGCGGGCCGTGGGTCAGATCACCGGTCACGGCGGAATCAAAGGCCTTTTTCTGCAATTTTTCAG agCGAACGATATCAAGACTGGAGCCTTAGTGGGGATTGACAAATATGGCAACAAATATTTTGAGGACAACAGATACTTTTTTG GCCGTCACCGATGGGTCATTTACACCACAGAAATGAATGGCAAGAGGACAATATGGGATGTTGATGGCAGCATGGTCCCTGCTGAATG GCATCGTTGGCTTCACTCAATTACAGATGACCCACCCACCACTCACCCTCCAGAACCCAAGAAGTTTCTGGCTCAGGTTCATCAGATTAACCTCAGTGGCACATCTAACTGCTATGTTCCCTATTCTACCACCCGCAAGAAGATCCATGAATGGGTGCCACCAAAGGCCGGAGAGCAATAA
- the nr2c1 gene encoding nuclear receptor subfamily 2 group C member 1 isoform X2, protein MDGESPRIQLVSADGGLQIVTDQHLPQKLQIVTAIDQAGVGKQQFILANLDYPNQEKLFIKQENPPAKVILTSADGSSVNQLLFASPDLTGQQIQFVTDGSEQGLTKAAVEYCVVCGDRASGRHYGAVSCEGCKGFFKRSIRKNLVYSCRGTGECVINKHHRNRCQYCRLQRCMALGMRQDSVQCERKPMEVSREKPANCAPSIEKIYIRKNLCSPLAAMPTFVSNKETPKSTNILDSNMLLNIQQSISKLDNSILIPSSPDQNDSSQGDLGTLANVVTSLGHLSKSREMMDSSTDLSGIETMSNDDSAMTDVQREEQSDVTRAFDTLAKVLQPESCGDEEAEEIVAVRVDDQTNTLLELEGPLLSDMHVPFKLMMPVPIPDFLNLNYICESASRLLFLSMHWARSIPAFQALGSDNSITLMKACWNELFALGLAQCSHIMNVETILTAIINHLQTSLDEEKLSQERAKQVMEHIWRMQEFCNSMSRMSPDAYEYAYLKAVVLFSPDHSGVDNTPQIERFQQKAYMELQDYVSKIYPEDTYRLSKLLVRLPALRLMSAAVTEELFFTGLIGNVQIDSIIPYILKMESTDYNSQSASTTE, encoded by the exons ATGGATGGGGAAAGTCCCAGAATTCAACTGGTGTCTGCGGATGGAGGCCTACAG ATTGTGACGGATCAACATTTGCCTCAGAAGTTGCAAATAGTCACAGCTATTGATCAGGCTGGAGTTGGCAAACAGCAGTTTATATTAGCTAACCTGGATTATCCTAACCAGGAGAAGCTATTCATTAAACAGGAGAACCCTCCTGCCAAAGTCATCTTAACCTCTGCAGATGGATCATCTGTCAATCAACTGCTTTTTGCATCACCTGACCTGACCGGACAGCAGATTCAG TTTGTGACAGATGGTTCAGAGCAGGGACTCACAAAGGCTGCTGTGGAGTATTGTGTTGTTTGTGGAGACAGGGCCTCAG GCCGTCACTATGGAGCAGTGAGCTGTGAGGGCTGTAAGGGTTTCTTCAAACGCAGCATCAGGAAAAATTTGGTGTACTCGTGTCGAGGGACCGGAGAGTGCGTCATTAACAAACACCATCGGAACCGATGTCAGTACTGTAGACTGCAACGCTGCATGGCCCTTGGCATGAGACAAGATT CTGTTCAGTGTGAGAGGAAGCCAATGGAAGTGTCAAGAGAAAAGCCGGCCAACTGCGCGCCCTCCATTGAAAAGATCTACATTCGCAAAAACCTCTGCAGCCCTCTTGCCGCCATGCCAACGTTTGTAAGCAACAAAGAGACCCCAAA ATCCACCAATATATTGGACTCCAACATGCTCTTGAATATCCAGCAGTCCATTTCTAAACTTGACAATAGCATTTTAATTCCTTCGTCACCAGATCAG AATGATTCCAGTCAGGGTGATCTGGGTACACTGGCCAACGTGGTCACGTCTCTAGGTCACCTCAGCAAAAGTCGTGAGATGATGGACAGCAGTACAGACCTGTCAGGAATTGAGACCATGAGCAACGATGACAGCGCCATGACAGACGTTCAGCGAGAAGAGCAGAGCGACGTCACGCG GGCTTTTGACACACTCGCAAAAGTGCTTCAGCCAGAGAGCTGTGGGGACGAGGAGGCTGAAGAGATTGTTGCAGTAAGAGTTGATGACCAAACCAACACCCTGCTGGAACTGGAAGGACCGCTACTCTCAGATATGCACGTGCCCTTTAAG CTCATGATGCCAGTGCCCATCCCAGACTTCCTGAATCTGAATTACATCTGTGAATCAGCATCTCGTCTGCTTTTCCTCTCGATGCATTGGGCACGCTCTATTCCTGCTTTCCAGGCCCTTGG CTCAGACAACAGCATCACACTGATGAAGGCCTGCTGGAATGAATTGTTTGCTTTGGGTCTGGCTCAGTGTTCACATATAATGAATGTAGAGACAATCCTCACAGCCATAATCAACCACTTACAGACCAGCCTGGATGAAG aAAAACTGTCTCAAGAGAGGGCAAAGCAAGTCATGGAGCACATCTGGCGTATGCAGGAGTTTTGCAACAGTATGAGCCGCATGAGTCCTGATGCCTATGAGTATGCATACCTCAAAGCTGTGGTTCTTTTCAGCCCGG ATCACTCTGGAGTGGACAACACTCCTCAGATTGAACGCTTTCAGCAGAAAGCTTACATGGAACTGCAGGACTACGTAAGCAAAATTTATCCAGAGGATACGTATCG TCTGTCGAAACTGTTAGTACGTCTTCCTGCTCTTCGGTTAATGAGCGCAGCGGTGACAGAAGAGCTATTTTTCACCGGCCTCATCGGGAATGTTCAGATCGACAGCATCATTCCCTACATTCTCAAAATGGAGTCCACGGACTACAACAGCCAATCAGCCAGCACCACCGAGTGA
- the ndufa12 gene encoding NADH dehydrogenase [ubiquinone] 1 alpha subcomplex subunit 12 isoform X2, with the protein MLNEGRANDIKTGALVGIDKYGNKYFEDNRYFFGRHRWVIYTTEMNGKRTIWDVDGSMVPAEWHRWLHSITDDPPTTHPPEPKKFLAQVHQINLSGTSNCYVPYSTTRKKIHEWVPPKAGEQ; encoded by the exons ATGTTAAATGAAGGACG agCGAACGATATCAAGACTGGAGCCTTAGTGGGGATTGACAAATATGGCAACAAATATTTTGAGGACAACAGATACTTTTTTG GCCGTCACCGATGGGTCATTTACACCACAGAAATGAATGGCAAGAGGACAATATGGGATGTTGATGGCAGCATGGTCCCTGCTGAATG GCATCGTTGGCTTCACTCAATTACAGATGACCCACCCACCACTCACCCTCCAGAACCCAAGAAGTTTCTGGCTCAGGTTCATCAGATTAACCTCAGTGGCACATCTAACTGCTATGTTCCCTATTCTACCACCCGCAAGAAGATCCATGAATGGGTGCCACCAAAGGCCGGAGAGCAATAA
- the nr2c1 gene encoding nuclear receptor subfamily 2 group C member 1 isoform X1, whose protein sequence is MDGESPRIQLVSADGGLQIVTDQHLPQKLQIVTAIDQAGVGKQQFILANLDYPNQEKLFIKQENPPAKVILTSADGSSVNQLLFASPDLTGQQIQFVTDGSEQGLTKAAVEYCVVCGDRASGRHYGAVSCEGCKGFFKRSIRKNLVYSCRGTGECVINKHHRNRCQYCRLQRCMALGMRQDSVQCERKPMEVSREKPANCAPSIEKIYIRKNLCSPLAAMPTFVSNKETPKSTNILDSNMLLNIQQSISKLDNSILIPSSPDQNDSSQGDLGTLANVVTSLGHLSKSREMMDSSTDLSGIETMSNDDSAMTDVQREEQSDVTRAFDTLAKVLQPESCGDEEAEEIVAVRVDDQTNTLLELEGPLLSDMHVPFKLMMPVPIPDFLNLNYICESASRLLFLSMHWARSIPAFQALGYVDVSYIVDVSCHVKYNYRLYILISCVAYLFSSSDNSITLMKACWNELFALGLAQCSHIMNVETILTAIINHLQTSLDEEKLSQERAKQVMEHIWRMQEFCNSMSRMSPDAYEYAYLKAVVLFSPDHSGVDNTPQIERFQQKAYMELQDYVSKIYPEDTYRLSKLLVRLPALRLMSAAVTEELFFTGLIGNVQIDSIIPYILKMESTDYNSQSASTTE, encoded by the exons ATGGATGGGGAAAGTCCCAGAATTCAACTGGTGTCTGCGGATGGAGGCCTACAG ATTGTGACGGATCAACATTTGCCTCAGAAGTTGCAAATAGTCACAGCTATTGATCAGGCTGGAGTTGGCAAACAGCAGTTTATATTAGCTAACCTGGATTATCCTAACCAGGAGAAGCTATTCATTAAACAGGAGAACCCTCCTGCCAAAGTCATCTTAACCTCTGCAGATGGATCATCTGTCAATCAACTGCTTTTTGCATCACCTGACCTGACCGGACAGCAGATTCAG TTTGTGACAGATGGTTCAGAGCAGGGACTCACAAAGGCTGCTGTGGAGTATTGTGTTGTTTGTGGAGACAGGGCCTCAG GCCGTCACTATGGAGCAGTGAGCTGTGAGGGCTGTAAGGGTTTCTTCAAACGCAGCATCAGGAAAAATTTGGTGTACTCGTGTCGAGGGACCGGAGAGTGCGTCATTAACAAACACCATCGGAACCGATGTCAGTACTGTAGACTGCAACGCTGCATGGCCCTTGGCATGAGACAAGATT CTGTTCAGTGTGAGAGGAAGCCAATGGAAGTGTCAAGAGAAAAGCCGGCCAACTGCGCGCCCTCCATTGAAAAGATCTACATTCGCAAAAACCTCTGCAGCCCTCTTGCCGCCATGCCAACGTTTGTAAGCAACAAAGAGACCCCAAA ATCCACCAATATATTGGACTCCAACATGCTCTTGAATATCCAGCAGTCCATTTCTAAACTTGACAATAGCATTTTAATTCCTTCGTCACCAGATCAG AATGATTCCAGTCAGGGTGATCTGGGTACACTGGCCAACGTGGTCACGTCTCTAGGTCACCTCAGCAAAAGTCGTGAGATGATGGACAGCAGTACAGACCTGTCAGGAATTGAGACCATGAGCAACGATGACAGCGCCATGACAGACGTTCAGCGAGAAGAGCAGAGCGACGTCACGCG GGCTTTTGACACACTCGCAAAAGTGCTTCAGCCAGAGAGCTGTGGGGACGAGGAGGCTGAAGAGATTGTTGCAGTAAGAGTTGATGACCAAACCAACACCCTGCTGGAACTGGAAGGACCGCTACTCTCAGATATGCACGTGCCCTTTAAG CTCATGATGCCAGTGCCCATCCCAGACTTCCTGAATCTGAATTACATCTGTGAATCAGCATCTCGTCTGCTTTTCCTCTCGATGCATTGGGCACGCTCTATTCCTGCTTTCCAGGCCCTTGGGTATGTTGATGTTTCCTACATTGTTGATGTCTCCTGTCATGTCAAATACAATTATAGGTTATATATTCTCATTTCATGCGTTGCATACTTGTTTTCTAGCTCAGACAACAGCATCACACTGATGAAGGCCTGCTGGAATGAATTGTTTGCTTTGGGTCTGGCTCAGTGTTCACATATAATGAATGTAGAGACAATCCTCACAGCCATAATCAACCACTTACAGACCAGCCTGGATGAAG aAAAACTGTCTCAAGAGAGGGCAAAGCAAGTCATGGAGCACATCTGGCGTATGCAGGAGTTTTGCAACAGTATGAGCCGCATGAGTCCTGATGCCTATGAGTATGCATACCTCAAAGCTGTGGTTCTTTTCAGCCCGG ATCACTCTGGAGTGGACAACACTCCTCAGATTGAACGCTTTCAGCAGAAAGCTTACATGGAACTGCAGGACTACGTAAGCAAAATTTATCCAGAGGATACGTATCG TCTGTCGAAACTGTTAGTACGTCTTCCTGCTCTTCGGTTAATGAGCGCAGCGGTGACAGAAGAGCTATTTTTCACCGGCCTCATCGGGAATGTTCAGATCGACAGCATCATTCCCTACATTCTCAAAATGGAGTCCACGGACTACAACAGCCAATCAGCCAGCACCACCGAGTGA